Proteins co-encoded in one Trueperella abortisuis genomic window:
- a CDS encoding dihydrolipoyl dehydrogenase family protein — translation MKNDETFLDLDLLVIGFGKAGKTLAMTRAAAGDRVAIVEKSPAMYGGTCINVACVPTKTLLTSAERVHDAMKQGVLSVSLDEAFASAQEHRDAFIAKLNSVNKAMAEGKNVAIIDGFARFVAPKTVEVTQAEGAPLQIMADTIVINTGAEPRKLNVPGADGERVYDSTSIQFVDKRPGELAVIGAGPIGLEFATMFAHMGTKVTVVDAGSKFLPMFDRDVADLLRADLEDLGVHFVQGGVQSLTHEGDRVSVELDQGSVSADAVLVAIGRVPATADLGLENAGIETERGFVTVDEYRRTNVDGIYAVGDVNGGPQFTYISYDDYRIVLDHKWGEGKKSANGRIFPTSTFINPPLSQIGMNEEQARAWAEENGKELDIRVSKIADLAIVPRPKILGNPRGMAKFIIDKANGLIVGAVIYSVDSQELINTVALAMREQIPAARIGAGIYTHPSTSELFNAMLA, via the coding sequence ATGAAGAATGATGAAACATTTTTGGACCTTGATCTTTTGGTTATAGGTTTTGGTAAAGCAGGTAAGACCCTGGCGATGACGCGCGCGGCGGCAGGCGATCGCGTGGCTATTGTCGAAAAGTCTCCAGCCATGTACGGCGGCACGTGCATCAACGTGGCGTGCGTTCCAACGAAAACACTACTGACCAGCGCAGAACGCGTACATGACGCCATGAAGCAAGGCGTTCTTTCGGTGAGTCTGGACGAGGCTTTTGCCTCCGCGCAGGAACATCGCGACGCTTTCATCGCCAAACTCAACAGCGTCAATAAGGCGATGGCGGAGGGCAAGAACGTAGCCATTATTGATGGTTTCGCACGTTTTGTAGCGCCGAAGACGGTCGAGGTAACCCAGGCAGAGGGCGCTCCGCTTCAGATTATGGCGGACACGATCGTTATCAACACGGGCGCTGAGCCGCGCAAGCTCAACGTTCCTGGAGCAGACGGGGAGCGCGTTTACGATTCGACCTCTATCCAGTTCGTGGACAAGCGCCCCGGCGAGCTCGCCGTCATCGGCGCGGGGCCAATCGGCCTCGAATTTGCCACCATGTTTGCCCACATGGGCACGAAAGTCACGGTTGTGGATGCAGGGTCGAAATTCCTGCCGATGTTTGATCGAGATGTTGCCGATCTGCTGCGCGCCGATCTGGAAGATCTCGGCGTGCATTTTGTGCAAGGTGGCGTTCAATCGCTCACGCATGAGGGCGATCGCGTGAGTGTTGAGCTCGACCAGGGCAGCGTTTCTGCCGACGCTGTTCTCGTTGCAATCGGGCGCGTGCCGGCCACGGCCGACCTCGGACTCGAAAACGCAGGCATCGAAACCGAACGTGGATTCGTTACGGTTGATGAATACAGGCGTACAAACGTTGATGGCATTTACGCGGTAGGTGATGTCAATGGCGGGCCGCAATTCACCTACATCTCCTACGACGATTACCGCATCGTGCTCGATCACAAGTGGGGAGAAGGCAAGAAGAGCGCGAACGGGCGCATCTTCCCAACATCGACGTTCATCAACCCGCCGCTGTCGCAAATCGGCATGAATGAGGAACAGGCTCGCGCCTGGGCGGAAGAAAACGGCAAGGAGCTAGACATTCGCGTCTCAAAGATCGCCGATCTGGCGATCGTGCCGCGTCCAAAGATTCTCGGCAACCCGCGCGGCATGGCGAAGTTCATCATAGACAAGGCGAACGGCCTGATTGTAGGAGCCGTCATCTACTCGGTGGATTCTCAGGAACTCATCAATACCGTCGCACTTGCGATGCGTGAACAGATTCCGGCCGCTCGAATCGGCGCCGGCATTTACACCCACCCCTCCACTTCTGAGCTGTTTAACGCAATGCTCGCCTAG
- a CDS encoding heavy metal translocating P-type ATPase — translation MFTQWLTSLQAKKYISLGSATLLVVVFLLSRANTAAQLQEGILIAVSVAAGIPILISAVRALTVKAFSIDLLVTIAVAGALIIGEYVESAVVAFLFIFGTYLEVRTLAKTRESLKNLIDMAPKEAEVIRHGESVVVNIDDVEVGDRVVVRVGGQIPIDGTVVKGEGAINEAAVTGEPVAVVKSRGDSVWSGTVAETGYLEVRADRVGEDTTFSQIIELVEEAQDSKAPTQKFLDKFANIYTPAIIVAAIVAWAVTKDVRFALTLLVIACPGALVISTPVSLVAGLGNASKHGALIKGGDALERFAKIDTLVMDKTGTVTEGRPEVNAVVTFNGFTEAEVLAAAGSLEQASEHPLGRMIVASAREAGLDLSATPSEVTVIRGKGIEGRLADRAGTPLHVVVGSARMFADLPSDARQQAAAQEQLGNTVSFVALDGRLAGFIAISDRLRPEVADSIAALRDTGIRAFVMLTGDNRHTANAVAQAVGIDEVYAELMPADKVSAVENLKAGGHTVAMIGDGVNDAPAIATADLGIAMGGGTDVSMESADVVLVGNRFDQLLQARATARATAANMRQNTAIALITVFFLIAGVLFDMVHMGSGMFIHQASVIIVVLNAMRLITFRNASAQRIASRPRTPEPNAQRHVTPAASPVIGSQVQTTVK, via the coding sequence GTGTTCACCCAATGGCTCACTTCACTCCAGGCGAAGAAGTACATCTCGCTGGGATCAGCCACCCTGCTGGTGGTCGTCTTCCTCCTATCGCGGGCAAACACCGCTGCGCAACTGCAAGAGGGCATTCTCATCGCGGTGTCCGTCGCGGCGGGAATCCCGATCCTCATTTCCGCCGTGCGAGCACTGACGGTTAAGGCATTCTCCATCGATCTGCTCGTGACGATCGCGGTGGCAGGGGCCCTGATCATCGGCGAATACGTCGAATCGGCGGTCGTGGCGTTCCTTTTCATCTTCGGCACCTACCTCGAGGTTCGCACCCTGGCAAAGACCCGCGAATCTCTAAAGAACCTCATCGACATGGCCCCCAAGGAGGCCGAAGTCATCCGCCACGGCGAAAGCGTCGTCGTCAACATCGACGACGTCGAAGTTGGCGACCGCGTGGTTGTGCGCGTCGGCGGGCAGATCCCGATCGACGGCACTGTCGTCAAGGGTGAAGGCGCCATCAACGAAGCCGCCGTGACCGGCGAACCCGTCGCGGTCGTCAAGTCGCGGGGCGATTCCGTATGGTCGGGAACGGTCGCAGAAACCGGCTACCTGGAAGTGCGCGCCGACCGGGTGGGCGAAGATACGACGTTCTCCCAGATCATCGAACTCGTGGAAGAAGCCCAGGATTCTAAGGCGCCCACCCAGAAGTTCCTCGACAAGTTCGCCAACATCTACACCCCGGCAATCATCGTAGCCGCCATCGTGGCGTGGGCAGTGACCAAGGACGTGCGCTTCGCGCTGACCCTGCTCGTCATCGCTTGCCCCGGCGCGCTCGTCATCTCCACACCGGTCTCCCTCGTAGCCGGCTTGGGCAACGCCTCCAAGCATGGTGCTCTGATCAAGGGCGGAGACGCCCTCGAACGATTCGCCAAAATCGACACCCTCGTCATGGACAAGACGGGCACCGTGACCGAGGGGCGCCCCGAGGTCAACGCCGTCGTCACCTTCAACGGCTTCACCGAGGCCGAGGTGCTCGCCGCCGCCGGCTCTCTCGAACAGGCCTCCGAGCACCCCCTCGGCCGCATGATCGTCGCCTCGGCCCGCGAGGCCGGCCTCGACCTGAGCGCGACGCCGAGCGAGGTCACCGTGATCCGCGGCAAAGGAATCGAAGGCCGCCTGGCCGACCGCGCCGGCACGCCGCTACACGTCGTCGTTGGCTCGGCTCGCATGTTTGCCGATCTGCCCTCCGATGCGCGCCAGCAGGCAGCGGCCCAGGAGCAACTCGGCAACACCGTCTCTTTCGTCGCGCTCGATGGCCGCCTCGCCGGATTCATCGCCATCTCGGATCGCCTTCGCCCCGAAGTGGCCGACTCAATCGCCGCCCTGCGCGATACCGGCATCCGCGCGTTCGTCATGCTCACCGGCGACAACCGCCACACGGCCAACGCCGTCGCGCAAGCCGTTGGCATCGACGAGGTCTACGCCGAGCTGATGCCCGCCGACAAGGTCAGCGCCGTTGAGAATCTCAAGGCCGGCGGCCACACCGTGGCGATGATTGGCGACGGCGTCAACGACGCCCCGGCCATCGCCACCGCCGACCTCGGTATCGCGATGGGCGGGGGAACGGACGTGTCGATGGAATCGGCCGACGTCGTCCTCGTCGGCAACCGCTTCGACCAGCTGCTGCAAGCCCGCGCCACGGCGCGAGCCACGGCCGCGAACATGCGGCAAAACACCGCCATCGCGCTGATCACCGTGTTCTTCTTGATCGCCGGTGTCCTCTTCGACATGGTGCACATGGGATCGGGAATGTTCATCCACCAGGCGTCGGTGATCATCGTGGTGCTCAACGCGATGCGTCTGATTACGTTCCGCAACGCGAGCGCGCAGCGCATCGCATCGCGCCCTCGCACCCCGGAGCCAAACGCGCAACGGCACGTTACCCCTGCGGCTAGCCCGGTTATCGGGAGCCAGGTCCAGACAACAGTCAAATGA
- a CDS encoding heavy-metal-associated domain-containing protein: MTRADFSTSPFTCPSCVKKIETNVGKMAGVNDVRVLFNSNKVKVNFDEAGVTADDISDVITKLGYQVESVKLS, encoded by the coding sequence ATGACTCGTGCAGATTTCTCTACCAGCCCGTTCACCTGCCCCAGTTGCGTGAAGAAGATCGAGACCAACGTTGGGAAGATGGCCGGCGTCAACGACGTGCGCGTCCTGTTCAACTCCAACAAGGTCAAGGTCAACTTTGACGAGGCCGGCGTCACCGCCGACGACATCTCGGACGTCATCACGAAGCTCGGCTACCAAGTCGAATCGGTGAAGCTTTCTTAA
- a CDS encoding Crp/Fnr family transcriptional regulator, whose product MHSQKLDHESVGDTCVAIVPIFKGLRYEDQLKVARVAQPTQLEAGTTLFSQGADLSQLFVIHKGRVKLTRTNADGHEQLVRVIGPGDFLGEWAFLKRMRAKHTAVALEDTQACVFDHSELITIFAEYPSVGLHMLVQVSERLAETEARLSAIVSAEVGQRLADYLLGLPTMRRGNATAVVLPLTKKDIASLLDTTPETLSRQFARLESSGIIERRGNAVVLRDVDMLMSLSTEPD is encoded by the coding sequence GTGCATAGCCAGAAACTAGACCACGAAAGCGTCGGCGACACCTGCGTTGCGATCGTGCCGATCTTCAAAGGCTTGCGTTATGAGGATCAGCTCAAGGTTGCCCGGGTTGCCCAGCCGACGCAGCTGGAGGCCGGCACCACGCTTTTCTCCCAAGGCGCCGATCTTTCCCAGCTCTTTGTGATCCATAAGGGCCGGGTGAAGCTCACCCGAACGAACGCCGACGGGCACGAACAGCTGGTGCGGGTCATCGGGCCCGGCGATTTCCTTGGGGAGTGGGCATTTTTGAAACGGATGCGCGCCAAGCACACGGCGGTCGCTTTGGAAGACACGCAGGCATGCGTATTCGACCACTCCGAGCTCATCACAATCTTCGCCGAGTATCCCTCGGTTGGTTTGCACATGCTCGTTCAGGTCTCGGAGCGGCTGGCCGAAACGGAGGCGCGGCTGTCCGCAATCGTCTCAGCCGAGGTCGGCCAGCGCCTGGCGGACTATCTCCTGGGATTGCCGACCATGCGGCGTGGGAATGCAACCGCCGTCGTGCTGCCGCTGACGAAAAAGGACATCGCGTCTTTGCTCGACACGACGCCGGAAACCCTCTCGCGTCAGTTCGCCCGGTTAGAATCGAGCGGCATTATCGAGCGGCGAGGAAATGCGGTTGTTTTACGCGACGTCGATATGTTGATGAGCCTCAGCACGGAACCCGACTAG